The Anomalospiza imberbis isolate Cuckoo-Finch-1a 21T00152 chromosome Z, ASM3175350v1, whole genome shotgun sequence genomic interval ACACACTCATCTGTGAAAGGAGAAGGAATCAGCCTACTGGCATAGGAATAATCCTGCTCCTTATTCCTCATAAATGCTTATTACACTTCTTTCCACAATTGGATACTGGCAGCCAGTTGGGATCTTAGCTATTTCTTAGCCCAACCCTTAGTTATAATCCCAGTCATGAGCAGCTTACTGCCTCAAAACACCTCATTCCTTGTGGAAAGTTCTGTATGCAGGTAAGTTAGAATGCCATCTTTATTTTGAACCCTCTCTGATGCAAGTTTTTTTGAGCATTGCGATGGAATAACAAGAGCCGAGAGAGTAGACTTGTGgaaggaaaggaataaaaagtgaaaagagcaagaaaaagaaCACCTCAAGGAACTGGAGGCACAAGAGTGGAAtaagtggaaagaaaataatggggACTGAAGAAGACactttaagaaataaaaatacagaaataaaaacctcGAAGTCCTTCCACTTCATAATGTATATGCCTATCTGCAAGATGTGAACCAGCATGGTTATCATTTAAGTTCAGCATCATATCCGCGCACTGAACACTGCTGGGCAAAGAAGCTGCGGTTGAGGTAGAAAGACTCCAGCAACACAAAGGAGAGGTAGGATTGAAGAATGTCCCTATGTCCTGAAGATGCCTAACATGCAACAAGTTGATACAAAGCAGTTATACCCTAAGTCCATTTTGTAGTTAAGAATCAGGTTCCcaaataaaaaagcagaaggaagtCAACTAAAGATTCTTATACAGAAAATTATTGGTCTCAGAGGGAAAGatggaacaaaagaaaattaggtGGACTAATATGGCATGAAAAACTTTCATTAAGCATTTTAGAAAGCTCTTCAAATAAAAACAAGCTTTTGTGCAGTGCTGAAGATATGATAGAAAGCATCAGAAGCACAAATGCatgatttccttttctttcatataTCATTTAAAAACTAATGCAAAATTTATTACCAATGATCAACAGTAAGAATGTATCATTGTGCACTCAGCTTACCCCCGTATAGGCAACTAAGCATCAGGGGAACAGTATAGGTTGTTTCCCTGTCATCTCCATCACCCTGTCACAATCCATGTGACCTGATAAGATGCATTGATCTGATGGCAGATGAAGTGGCTAAGCCATCATATTTGAAAACTTGTGACAGTCCAGTGAAGTTCCTAGTGACTGGAGAAGGGGAAACATAACCCACactttttaaaaggcaaaaaatgaaaagccAGAGATAGAGAGACCAGTCAGTCTTACAATGCCCAGAAAAACCTCAGATCAAATCCCCTGGAAGATGTACTAAGGCACATGGAAAATGAGGATGTGATTAGTGGCAGTTTTACTTTACAATGACTTTACTGAGGGCAAACCATGCCTACAAATTTGGTGGCCTCCTATGATGGGGTTACAGTATTGGtggagaagagaagaatgaTGAATGTCATCTTTCTGGACTTCCACAAAGCATTTGATACTGTCCCACACACTGATCCTTGTCTTTAAAGTGGAGAGACAACTTCCCAAAactaacattttatttattttttccatgtttgtCAATGCAGTACTTTTCTTGGCTTTATTCAGAATTAAATATCTCTAACTTAACAGTTCTTGATGAGGAAAAACTGTAACATGCTCCTAGATTTGTCCCCTCAATATATCTACCTTTCCGATAATTGGGTATGCTTTCAGTGACCAggtaatttctttctaaaacatTGTCTTTATTTAACTGGTGACATTTCAGAGAAATTGCagtaaaaaagaagagaaaacatagaaaaatggaaagagttctacagaaaaataaatccttctGGCATCTAATTGCTGGAGTTTGTAAATACAACATACCTAATGCTTCCCTAGAAACTTAGATTTTGTTGCCTTGTAGAGAGTATATGTACTCTTCAGATATCTAAATAACTCTCTCTTACTGCCTTCATGAAAACCAGGTAATTTGTTCAGTTTAACAATGATTTACTAAAAAGATTATCTGCTGTCAAGCAATCAATTGCTGCTTCTGGGTTTTGAAAACACTCACAGAGCCAGTCTTCACCAATTAATTATTCATGGAAATTCTAGATGCTGAGATGTCATACAGATTGCTTATAGCACACAAGCCAAGAACCATAAAAACCAGAGTGAATCCTTCCATTCACTTGATTGCTTACTGCatctgtttgatttttttttttctgcttgcaaTCAGAGGAACTGTATGAAGGAATGAATAGGATAAATGAGTTCCTAACACTCTTAAACATCTTAGATATTTTCAGGACTCAGACGTGTTATTACCATTTAATGAATGCCCCAGGCTTATGCTTTATTCTCTTTCCTTCATTTATAAAAagagaggaattaaaaaaaacccaacaagctTCCTGAAAATCACAGCTACTTCTCAGTTTTTTTGCTGCAAATTCTAATTGTGAATGCTTTAGGACCATTTATTCTGATCTTGAAAAGAAGGGTGTATGTTATCTGAAAGTGAAAGAATTTTCTAATCagccttaaaaatatttaagttgATTTTGCCCTTACAATACAGGGCAAAATACTAATGTGAAAATAAACCCTAAATACACAAGccttatataaatattaaatggCTAGCTCTTTCAGTTTTTGTAGAGTTTCTCCTGAGCATACATGGAGACTTCTTCTCCAAACTGCTAATTTGTTAGCAATATTAAAGTCCCCTTTCTGGTGTCTCTCTAATGTCACATATATTAGACAGTCACACTTACAAGATTCAACTATTTTGAGTGCAATAATAATGTTCCTATATCTGTTGTACTGCATTATACATTAAATTCTTACACAGGTAAACATAGGCCTTGTGGGATAGATATCACAACCCAGAAAAATAAGGTTTTTTGGTAcatttgctgctgctcttcGGACTGTTTACAGCAGTCCTGAACAGGGTTCTATAGCATgaggaagaatatttttaaaattaatttagattGTGGCATTTTAACTCTTTTCATCATAATTACACATTGATTTACATGCTGTGATACTTCTGATGTATTCACACTATGTGGATGATCTTTACTCCAATATTACATTTTGACCTGTTTGGAAAATGCCAGACAGGATAACTAGGACTCATCATATTGAATAAAATTACACCTTGCAGCTTCAGCTGTACTAAAAGCTGGGAGCAAAAAATAAGCCAGGAACAATCAATAAAGCAACATCACCAACAAAAAATATACCCTTGTCTTACCAAAGGGAAATTCTGGAAGATCAATAAACCCCTGTTTTCCGCAATCAGGCGTATGGAAAGCAAGTGGCTGGCACATCAGGTGGGCTTTCAGTTTAGCAGCCTGCAAGCCCTCTTTCATCAGCCTCACAGTTTCAATGGAAGTTTCTGGATCAAAATGGCAGTTGACTCCAACTATAGAAGCACCTAGGAGGAGGAAAGTAACTTCAAGTCACAACTTCCCCGGAAGTGGGAGACGAAAGTTCCACAGCACTCTAGAAGCACTGCTGTCCATCTTCACATCAGTGTTATGAAAGCAAGGCAGCTGTGCTACAGCCAGGCACAACTCTTCTGAGGCTGATCATGCCATTTACATCTCAGCTGCACTCCTCTGTACCTTTCTAATGATGAATCACACCTTCTACCATCCTAcagatgtttttttcttacagtGTTTTAATCAGCGAAGTCTGATTATGTAAAGCCACATATGGAAACAGGTAGCAGGATCCTAACATAAgttcatcgtttggatttcaACTATAACTTGAAAGGAAAAGAGCAGTTCAGAATAAATATATGTAAACCTGTGTATCTTTGCCCATCATGCCCTTGATTAAtttcttctccccttccccttgTTCTGTAGAAAACAGCCTTCCATAGGcaatattattaattatttaattctCTTAATTCTCTCATCTTGAGCTTGAACTGTGTGCAAAAACTAGAGCAGAGAATCAAAGGCAGCTTTGTGTTTGTAATTCTAGAATTTGGGGATGGGTCTGCAATTAAATTTGAGTAGGTTTAGGATTTTGCTGTATTCGGTAGCAGTTTTCTATGGCTATTGCTCTTACCCATTTCATACGAATAATCAAAGACTTCATAGCTCTTTTTCCATATGTTTTTACAAGACTGTTCTAGTAAAGTATATACAAAAACTTTTCTACAGAGTCAAAACGCCTATCAGATACAACTGGGAAGCTACCTACTTAACATACACATCTATTTATTCCAATAATTAGGGACTTTTCTTTGTTCCATACTTTCAAATGGCACATTAAAACAGATTCTTACCAGCCTTTACTAGCTGCACAGCACATTGTCCAGGGGACACTCCATGCATATCTCCTTCTGGACCAATGCACATCGTAGCTGCAACTGGCTTTCCAGATTCTTTTAGAACTTCAACTGCCCAGACAGCCTCTTCAACATGttcaaaatactgaaaaaagtTAAAACTAGGCTATTTTGTTTCTCagcaaaaaaaatataaaaatatttatccagACCCCAAATTCACCATCAATACAATGATTtgattattttctaatttataCTAACAATTGAGTTTACTGGCCACGCAGtttaaaaaggatttttaaaagtgagtaaaaataaattaaaaacaatgttACTTTTGTTTCAGAACAAGACTGCTCATAGCGGGGGTTAATCAAGGATTAACCCAAGACCTATCGTCAACTGGAAAGGTCATCTTAGGTTGCTTTCCATGTACTGGAAGAAATACAGATTAGTCAAGATCCCATCAACATTTTCTCTTTGTATCAGTACAGAATTTTACTTGACTTGGGTAGAAATTGAGGTTCAAACATCCTattccagaacacctgcagatGTTGGTGGGCATTTACAAAAATATCTGATACTACTGAGAtaaaagcacagcagaaaatTTTGAAGGAGGTAGCAACATATAGTGATAGTTCCTAAAGTAGACTAAAAGTTAACACTGTGCCAGTTGAAGGCCcgtatttatttttacagattTACCTCTGCAATTAGGAAGTCCACATTCTTCTTCACAAAGACTTCCATTTGCTTTTGAAAGGCTGCTTTAACCTCTGTTTTATCCTTGCAGCTTAAGTAAGATGGTGTTTGACTGACTCCTCCAGCCACTAAAGCATCACCTTCATTAGCCACTTCTCTTGCAATGTCACAAGCAGCTTCATTCACTTTGTGGCACTGTGTGAATATAGAATCTGTTAGTTTTATCTTACCAGAGATATGTAGAACCCTAGAAGAACAAAAATAGTCAGAAGTCATAATGGCTTTTTCATATTATTGCTAAATTTAACTAAATGTAATTTAAATCAAATGGACTTTTAGAATAACATTCATTAGGAAGATAAAACTCTTTCAAACAGTAAAAAACATTACGAAAATAATTTCTTGCCTCCTCTAAGTTACCATATTATCAAATACTACAAAATACATTACCTTTAGTAGATCTTACACAAATAGCCTATAAAAACAAGCGTTTGATGTGAAGTGGAATTTTCTTTACCTCTTAGAAAATTAGTTAGTTACACCTAAGCATATGTTTTCATTCTGAAATTTGtgaatggaaaacaaaatatatgaGAAtttcaacttttcttttttaaaatgtattttagtgTTCTGATAATTAACACCTCCCACCCCCGATATAATATTCATATAGGgtttaaagacatttttaaaaagatattaTTAATTATGTGATATTAAAGTTGCCAACttaaagaaaggggaaaatattGCTAATTAATCACCAGGACTGGAAGTCATATTCCTTCTGTATCTAAGTTGGGATGACCAGAACAGCTTTTCAAAAAGAGGttaaactgagaaaaaaaaacatctggGAAAAAGAATCAATATTTGTAGTATTTAACATTTATGGAGTATAGCAGGTTTCTCTGCGGTCCATAGACTATTTAGAAGTCTGTAAGTCCATAATCTTCTCTCAAAAGAAGAGAAGATTACATGGCTGTCTCAAAAAATCCAGctgatttttaaagctgttgCTGACAGATCATTTTCCATTTGCACTTGTGCATAGGTACATGTTTGGGTACTCTGCGAGGTGGAACCATAAACTAGTTAAATCCTGAAGGAACCTGACTCTAGAACTGGCAGGAAATAAATTTTGAGAGGTTTGATGTAATGAAATCCAAATACCAGGTGCTCTCCAGGCTTTATAATTTTGCATGTCAGCAAGAATTGAAGCATGGCTTGTTCCAGGGTTACTGTGTTTCTGGGACTACCACTTCGGATATTTCAGTGTTGTATCTATTGCAGGTAAAAGGTACAGCATTTTGGATAAATTTGGTCATATGACATTTTGGTATGAACTCAATTAAGCCTCAGTTTCCCTACTGTCCAGATTGTTCTAATTTCTGACTGAGGATATCTTCACAGATACAGCTATTCCttcctccctgagccctggaGAATTTTCTCTAGTTTGCAGAAGATAGAATGTACAGTAGGACCAAAGGAATAGGATCAGAGAAACCACTCAATGCCAAACATTCTAGTCTCAAAGGTACTATATAGAAATGTTtggccaggaattccttgggcCTGTGTCTAGTAAACACACAGAGCATCCTACAATTCCTCTGTGTAGGGAGTAAGAAGACATTGACATGGAACTTCTGCTGATGTAAAAAATTACCTTCACACAAGAGAAGGGGAATATTGAATACAGTGAATAGCTTGGATTGTTTTAGTTGCTACTTAATGAAGATGTGgttctaaaaacattttcttctcattaGCTACTCATTATTCTTTAAGATTCTTCACCATTTTTACAGTTCATTAATTTCTCTGGATGTTAAAACATCTCTGTTTTTTTACTAGTTTTGCTCTCTCTGCATTTAGTACTCCCTATAATCTTTGTATCTAAACCCCAGTAAACCCATCTCCTcagataaaaatacagaaaaaatacaatGTGGCCATTCTCCTTCCTCTCATCATCCTCTccccattttctttttgctttttgttttgttttggggttttttgtcacTTCACCTTGCTTTTTTGCCATTTCAGACTCTGAAATTCCATAATCTCATTCTCTGGTTCTCAAATATAGCCAAAACAGTTACGACAAACTTAATAATCTCTTTGCCAAACCTTTTGAAATTGATCAACTTATTTTGTATCTCCAAAGCTGGTTTACTCACACTTATTTTCTCAGCTACATAATTGCCCCTGTTCTCTAGTTTGTCCTCACTGGCATAAAAGGTAAAGGTCTGCAGAACATTGGATCCAGCTCTGAGGAATTCTCGGTGAAGCTGACGAACTGCAAATTAAGAGACAAAGTTATTACTGTGTTATCCCCAAATCCAGTGTTTATTGATGTAATGTTACTGAAAAGTAAGTGACATTGTGTTTACTAGAAGACCCATTATGAGAAATTAGAAGCAGTACTGAAGTCTCCATagaatttctttcttctcacCATCAAAACATTGGGtataaaaatttcttcttcattctTTTCTGCTAAGAATGACTGAAGATTTCTATACAGTTTAGCCGCAGATTCAGTTTTGCCTGC includes:
- the LOC137464814 gene encoding betaine--homocysteine S-methyltransferase 1 encodes the protein MLPIRKTAKQGKRGILERLDAGEIVIGDGGFVFALEKRGYVKAGPWTPEATVEHPEAVRQLHREFLRAGSNVLQTFTFYASEDKLENRGNYVAEKISCHKVNEAACDIAREVANEGDALVAGGVSQTPSYLSCKDKTEVKAAFQKQMEVFVKKNVDFLIAEYFEHVEEAVWAVEVLKESGKPVAATMCIGPEGDMHGVSPGQCAVQLVKAGASIVGVNCHFDPETSIETVRLMKEGLQAAKLKAHLMCQPLAFHTPDCGKQGFIDLPEFPFGLEPRIATRWDIQKYARKAYDLGINFIGGCCGFEPYHIRAIAEELAPERGFLPEASEKHGSWGDNLSMHTKPWVRARARKEYWENLKPASGRPYCPCMSKPDGWGVTKGAKELMQQKEATTEQQLKELFQKKF